tGAATTAGTTTGTTCTGTACTACACGAGCTGATATTTGTTATAGATACTCTGATGAAGAGTGAAATATTTCTGAAATTAGTTTCTTCGATGGGTTTGTCTTCTGAGTCTTTTTATATGGGGAGGAAGGGAGAAGGGGCGCTCCGGGGGGTGAAGGGACTTGGGTGCAAATTTGAAGGCTTAATACTGTTTACATGAGCTGAGGGAAGTCCTGCATTTTAGTTGTGTTGATGTATATATCCATCGGATCATATGGTTTCTtcttgacaatatttttccctATAAAGTTCTGCAACAGTTGGTAGTGTTAGCATGTTAGGTGCATTATCTCGCTGTGTAACTTGCCTGCATCATAGCAGTTCCCATTGTTAGTCTAGCTATTATATCAACTGACAAACCACGTTCTTCTTTTGCAGATCTCCAGAGATGCTTGAGTCCCAGCCAAATTGTTCCATAATGTGAGGCCAGGTCTTCCATCTTGTAGCATGTCCCTCTTGCTGTTTAGTTTAGCTATggatatatttattttttaaacattgtGAGAAATAAATTGGTTTCACCTAGATTACGATCGCTTTATTCTCTCAGAATTAGATGATGAGATGTTCAATTTCAGGGCTTCAGCATTGATTCATTGCAAAACTTGCATCTGATCTGACTCTGTAACTAGAGCCAAAATCTTGGTTTGCTTTCAGTAATTTGTTCGTCTTTGGAGTAACTAATAATTACTCACCCTAGCAAATGGACATCTAGTAGTCAGAGTTggtctcatttttcttttctccaaaaaacaatcataagtccttttttttttgtgtgtggatataATAGTGGGGGAAGGAGGATTTAAACTTTAGGTGTCTGTTGAAAACACGACGAAAGTGTTACTGCCAGTTGACCTAAGACATTGGCAAAATTGAAGAGGTTAAAAATAACACTCTCTATCTCCTTCACAAGTAACGTTATTTCTTTGCTAacttttcactaaaaaaaaattttactttcctCTCATTCCCCCTATTATGCACTTCCAATGTCAAAGCTTTGAacttaaagaaagaaagaaagaaagaaagaagaggctTGAAACATTGGTGGAGTGTCTATGATGAGGGAAGTTATTATCATGAGTGACTGTAAAGTATATATTTCTCTCAACTTCACcgaaagtaaaaagaaaagaggtgctggtctaaagaaaataaaaaatttgaccaCTGAGTGGAAATTACACACCAAATTTTGGGCAGACAAAACACTATAATTGAAGTGATGAACATTGGATTTATTACAATTATGCAAACATTATATATAGAATGAATGAATGAACTTcctagggaaaaaaattagagaaagaataaatgaatattGGTTTTTCAAGTAATCAATTGCTTCAACTATGCTAAAGTGCTAACTATCTGACGGTGCGATCCAATGCCTTCCGTTGACGAAACTCTTGACGAGGAATGGATGGGCCAACGTGAAATTTAACTCAGGGGCCCATGATACTCCTTTCAAGGTCTCAGCTCCCGGGCCCCAACATTTGTACACTCCCATAAACACAGTCCTGAAAGATAGTAAATCCACTGTTAATAACACCCCccccaaatctttttttttttttttttttttttttaaatccaactATATTGGCTTAATGCAAGTTGCTACATTCGAAATTAGAATAATTTAATACAACAATACAATGGAGCAGGGACAGACTTCAGTCCCATAGATTAATGGGTCCTAATAGAACATTATTACTATAAGACCtaggaaaaagataaaaaggggaattaatatttttaattatacaaaCTCTAGCCTAGTAAAAGCACCAATAATATGTTTTGTGAAGAAAAATCTCATCCTACAAGGCTACAACTATTGACTTTTTTTGAGCTTTCAAGTGTTTCAACGACATAATTTGTTGACTAATTTTAGTGCCATGATGGGCTTTATCAGCACGCACTTGTGGCTACAAAAGGACACATCTCTTTTTGttcccccaccccaccccccttAAATTTAGCCTTTTTGGTCCTCAAAAATCATGAGGATCAAACTTCAAACCCCATAGTGACTTGCTGGATTTTTAAACACTGTGGACCGAACCCACAAAGCCCAAGAATCAAAATGGGGGGGCCCTAGTGATGAACTTGTCAAAAAGGCATTGCTGGGCAGTGGGGCtccctaaatttattaaaatcatATCGACCATAATCAATGGGCATAATTGAGAATTAAGAAATGACAGTAAAGATGGAGCAACAAAAATATGGTGTGGGGCCTCATGAATGATTacctgttgttgttgtttatgttgttgGTGTGGTCCCAGTCATCCCAGCCACCATGTGCAACGACATCGTCGAAGTACGTGTAGGAGTAGACAATTCTGGCATACTTGCCCATGGCTCGGCCCACGTAAAGTGGTCCTGTACCCGTGACCCTGCACCGGACAAATGCGAAACCCGTCTTCTCATCCTCCTTTTTTCTGAATTGTGCCGCTATGGATCCGAACCTTGTGGCTATTGAATGTAGCTCACAGTCCTGTGCCAATCAATCATTATTTTATAgcggaagaaaaaaaaaaatatacagatTATAAATTACGCCTTTAATTTTGACAGGATTTTAATTTACTTCTTTAGTTTTTTCCTCCAATCCCCTAATTTAGCcccacaaaattataataaaaaaaaaaaaaaaaaaacctcaatgAGTCAAGTAAATAATACcaataataatgaattaaaaaaaatgtaatagcaGAGAACACTATTTGGCCATGCACAATGTAGTCTAATTATTGATTCACACTCTTTATGTGAAATGTTTTACATAATATCTATATCTTCAAATTAAGTATCCACATTTTATGTATGATATAAAATAGTATGGAtgttattttggatttaaaacAATCAAAGCCGCACTATTTAGTCATTAGTCATAAGACTTGTATTGTCAGTGccacttcaaaattttgattcagCTGAAGCCATCACCTGCATGTAATGAAAAACGTGCTTCACGCATCAATTGCATGTGATGGAATCGTATTGGAGCATTGTTCATCACTTTCttggtcttttttctttttcttttcggtAGACAACTACCCAACTCCGTACTGCTTCTTATGAGTCACTTCATGAGAGGCTATACCTCTAATTTGATAGACTATGCatagtattattaaaaaaaaaaaaaaactacgcATAATAACATGTGGTGTGGGACATGCATCGTATATATGACTGCATtctattgtcaaaattcatGCAGGTATGAATTATATTAAGTAATTAATTCAATCCCATGGATCCCATTTATCCACTTTTTAAATATAAAGGGCATTAACCAAATCTAGATGCCATACCGCATACTTCATGCCTACTTTCTATTTTAAAGCATGGATAGCACATGCTTCATTAGCgggaaaaaaagaggaaaaattgaACTTTTGGTTAGAAAAAAGTTTTCTCCCTTTGAAGCACAACAGGGAGCAGAAAAATAGCTGACAGCCTTTTCACCTTTTGCTATGCTCGGCTGACTATAATGCTCATCTCCATAGAATAATCTTAACAATCAGctttatgttatatataaaatttttttcctttttctttttcagcaAACAGGTATGTACTAGTAGTTTAAGCTTGTATGGATAATCCTATTCTAAGTTTAGCAATTAAGGCATGGTTACCTTGTACATGGAGCGTCCATTTCCAAAAATGAAGTCTATGGAACCCTCAATGCGACACTCCTTGAAGTAATGCCGGCCAGTGTCGTCGCAAAGGGTGTCTTGTGCACCATAGAATCCACAGCCGGCGAAGTAGGCCTTATCCCCCGATATCCGAAACGCCACCGCTTGTCCTCCCTCCTTGCCCGGCATTGGTGCTGGTGCTGTATTCTGCAGCAATAGACACAATCATTTAATTTACGTACACACACCAATTATCACATTTTACATATGTAATCATATTATTAAGGGACACAAAATAGCTATA
The sequence above is drawn from the Quercus lobata isolate SW786 chromosome 12, ValleyOak3.0 Primary Assembly, whole genome shotgun sequence genome and encodes:
- the LOC115970722 gene encoding probable pectinesterase 68, with the protein product MAALNSFLVSFFFFIFSLLFHASLPVTSFHSYRSLLSSMNGTASTSSTKHHHKWVGPIGHRVITVNVDGSGDFRAVQAAVDSVPINNTENVVIQISAGNYIEKVVVPVTKPYITFEGAGRDVTVIEWHDRASDRGPNGQQLRTYRTASVSVFANYFSARNISFKNTAPAPMPGKEGGQAVAFRISGDKAYFAGCGFYGAQDTLCDDTGRHYFKECRIEGSIDFIFGNGRSMYKDCELHSIATRFGSIAAQFRKKEDEKTGFAFVRCRVTGTGPLYVGRAMGKYARIVYSYTYFDDVVAHGGWDDWDHTNNINNNNRTVFMGVYKCWGPGAETLKGVSWAPELNFTLAHPFLVKSFVNGRHWIAPSDS